ACTCAGGTGATACCCATGAACATGGTGAACATGTGGGTTAGCTGAATACCtttaaagaatatattttttataagattCCCTTAAACCCCCAGAGATCTTTCGCGCAACATCCTGTCCACCCTGCACAAGGACACCTTCCGCGGACTGACGGTGCTCAAGGAGTTGGATGTATCACACAATGTCCTGGACTTTCTGCCCTTTGATTTGTTCCAGGATCTGGATAGTCTGCTGGTTCTACGCATTCAGAACAATCAACTGGAGGACATTGACCATCGCACCTTCTGGAAGCTGAGAAATTTGAACATCCTGGATCTGAGCAAGAATGAGATAGGCATGCTGCCCGAATCCATATTTTACCATGCCCAGAGGCTCACTGTGATCAATATGTGCGACAATCAGATCCAGAACTTTCCACCGAACCTCCTCAGAGATCAGCTCATGTTGGAGGAGCTGGATATGTCCAGGAATAAAATCACTGAGCTCAGCTCGGGCAGCATTCGATATTTGGCCAAGCTGAAGACCTTGGACTTTGGTTGGAACCAAATAGGTAAGTGGgttttatacaaaaattaaattgctgCCTGCCTTTaaacgaaaattatttttagccaAGATAGATGATGACTTTTTCGTGGGTCTGAAGAGTCTGCGAACTCTTTCGCTGCACAACAACCGAATCTCATCGCTGTCGGCCACCATATTCAGTAACCTGGCCAACCTGGTCACTCTCGATTTGACCACCAATCGGATAAGTCATGTAAGAGTAACtcaatttgtttattaagaaatctgaatatttttatttaacagatGGACGGCAACGCCTTTGTGGAGCTGAACAACCTGCATGAGCTGTTTCTGGGTCAGAACTCCATGTCCAGCATTCCGGCTGATCTCTTCCTGAATGTCAGTGCCCTCACACGGTTGACGCTCTTCTCCAACAATCTAACCACCTTGGAGGCTGATGACTTTCAGGGATTGAGCAACCTTAAGATTTTGCTGCTCAAcaataatattcttaaaaacttCGATGCCCGAGCGTTTGAGCCCCTTGCACAACTGGAAAAACTGTGAGTTGGTAGCaggaatttttattaaattattttaaatgtttacttCTATTTATCAGCCGCATTGACTCCAACAAGCTGATGTACCTGCCCCATGGATCTCTCCATGGCCTGGAGAAGTTGGTGGCCGTCAAGCTGGACAAGAATCCCTGGCACTGCGATTGCCGAGCGCTTTACTTGGCCAGGTGGATACGAGAGTTTGTGCTGAAACTCTGGGATGGCCAGCAGCCCATGTGCCGAGGTCCTGGAGATTTGGGAGGTCACGAGGTGGGTCTGCTGCGCTATGACGACCTCTGCGATGGCCAGTGGGCCAGCATGTTGTCCCTGTCGCCGCGGCTGCCGGTTCGAAAGCATCAGATCTCCACGCCGATGAACTATACGGACTACTTCAATCTATACCTGAAGCACATCTACAATGGCACCACGGACGAGGAGCTCAAGGAGGCCGATATAACCAGCGTGGCCATTAAGAAAGTTCACAAGGACTAGAAAAGAAACGATTCCTATTTCAGCCTTTAGAAACATAACTATTGGAGGCTATAAGATCCAAATAGACCCTAACAAAATATTACATCAAATTCACAAGGTAAAGAAATTTGAAGATAAGTAAAGTAATATACACTTTATGACTTTTGTTAGTAGATATATATTTGACAAAGTCGCCTATTAAATTCAATACTCTCCAAGGAAAACGACTTGTAAGTTGGTTGCACTTAAGGCAGCCACAAAACTTGCAGTTTCCCCAACCGCCATCGCAGTGGCAAAATTTACCACTTCTCCTtgtcaaaacaaatttaaagtcAATTATGTATTTGCATGGCAGACATTTAGTATTAATTTGCAACCTCATGGGAAATAAACCATCCTTGGGCACCTCTATTTCACTCCGCCTGCGCCCTTCGGTGCAGCAAACATTACGGGCCTGTCTCGGCCTCGCGTGCCGCTTTTTACCGGTGTCTGCGTTTGCGACAAGCTTTTTACCTAACCAATTTATTGCTTCCGCCCGGCCCAGCCTAACTTCGTTCCAGGAGCTATCTGGGGTCCTACTGGGTTCACTAGCTCCGCTCTTGCCATTTGGGAGCaccgaaaaaaaatattgctcAAAAGGCCGGGTTATAGATATTTATGAGGCAAAGAATGTAACGTagtttaaagtaaaaaatagttttctgaATGGGATGTAAGCACGaactacaaatatttacaattgaAATCTATGTTTAAAGACATCTTCGTTTTATTGACTGACAATTTTAGCCAGAACTTAACTTCTTGTTAAGAGTTTTGGTTAAGATTTTTCGAATCGAAACCTAATATAATATAGAGAACTAAGCTGGACCTAATCAGCAATTTAACGAATGGGAGAGGTTATCGttacataaaaaaatagaagaaTTGGATATTTAACCTATACTTTAACTACTACTTTATCAGCTTAAGCCAAAATCGTAGTGGTTTTCTTAATTTACTAAAAGATCATAAAATCTATCGATCATAATTagagtaaatattttttcgcgTGTAGTTATGTTATGTTCGTTGGCAATATCATTCCAGTTTATAGTTGCTGTGGCTACTGCTATTCGTTTTCCTTTTGGGCTTTCACCGCTTTCTTTTTTTGGCGCTGTCCTTGCAATTTCCATGTGTTGACATTGCCGTGCTCCATTCactttccccatttcccaCTTTGGCCCGGCGCTGGCTGCTTCCTGTTGCCAGTTTTCCCGTTTCGGGGTTTCCTAGTTTCGGGTGTTGTTGGGCGACAGAGTGTCCcccacctccacctccgcctccgccaGTCATCGGTCTCCGGTCCTGCCGCCCACCAATTTCGAGGGGGGCTCGGGCATCCCAGGGGATGGAGGCTTGGAGGCTTGTAGACAACAAATGcattttatagaaaatttgcaaggcaaatattaaaaattgaatgCCGCCATTGTTGCCCTTCTTGTCCttttggctgttgttgttggccatttgtttaaaagttttgtgcactgggaaaatagTTTTAGTGTATTTAAAgggatatttttttaaattttaaatatttttttgagtggatcactattattttataatattttaatgcaaacttaATTGTAATATAGAATTCTTGTCCAGTAAAATATGGTATTCCATAGAAAACCGTCTAAAAACAGGTAATTCCCTTTGAATTTATTCTACGTGTGGATCAAGGAGTCGTAGCTGATTGCCTCTGAGTGCCTGGGCTCCGCTTTCTGACACGGGCTCCCAAGAAATGTCAACCCTTTTCCACTCCCCAACCCGCCAGCCTCTCAAAATACAACAATATGTaatcatatttttctttatacgCTACGCACGCGTCACCGTTAAATACGGATGGGAAAACCCGTGGGCGGCGGGGGCCCAGGATAACCGGGGGGTTGGTAGGTGGTGCAAATGTGAATCCTGCTATCAGTCGCATCTGTCTTTCGCCGTAGTCGTTGCTGCCTAAAGCGGAAGTAAAAGGATTTGAATTGCCTTTTGctaacaaaataacaaaacaccCTTAATGTATGCAAATTCCCCCAAGTTTAAAGTCTCCTGCCAGCTAAGCAAACATCTTAGCGGAATTTCGCACTGGGCCTACTTAAAGAAGCCGTCTTAAAGGATTCCAACGGACGGGAGTTCCTTCCGCCCAGTCATTGACCAATTGCCGGCTCAACATTTTCCTCGGATAACAGAAGGTCAATTTGCGtagaaattgaattttgataATGCTAATAGGGTCGTGAGCATTAGGGAGTTTGGCAAGGGGCTTTGTTTCGGGGACCAGactaagaataaaataaaattggttttttaaattattgtaatTGTAAGTTGTTCTATGGAGGGTTCCAAAAAATATCGTATTTGTGTATACTTATGTCTCGATGATCGCAATCTTCATCGGTGTCATTCTGAGGAGAGCTCGAAGAGGTCGGTGGGTTCCAATGCCATGCCTTCCTTTCGTGCAGAGCGGATCCTGGATCCTACTGAAATTCTTCGTCCTCTTTACGCCTACCTATCCTGGGAATCTCCTGCACTTCTGTATGGCTAGTGAGGATGTAGGAGGTGGATGAATTCCGGCTGCTTGTGGCTACTTGGTGCGATCGATATCCTCTTTAAGCTGGAGAGAACATATTTGTCCTTTTAAAAAACCATGTCAGtcatatgtttatttataccTCCATCGGGAAACCCTCATAACCACTTTCTTGCATTTTTTATGGCACTATAAAAGccttaaaacttaaatttgttatttattaatatatgatttttttatgAACGCGAAGAGCCACAGCTAAATAAATGAAGTTCCTTTAAAATGGTAATGCTGTAAATCTACATCTGGCCACACTAAGTTACTCAGGTATGTAGTGAAGGTGTAAAATATGTTTACATTTTGAAAGCCAAGCTTTTGTAACTTTTTCGTTCTTGAACTCGATTTTCATGGTGAGTTTCTGGTGTTAGTTGAGTTAACAATCACCCCCGTGAAGTTTGTTTTTCCACCACTGTTGGGAAAATTGGCGTCCTGTGAGACCTTCCTCAAGAATTCGAGTCCCGCTCAAAAGCAACACTCATTTGCTCTTAAGACTTTTTCAAAGCCACTCAGTTCACTGCTCAAGCGCGCGCTTTTGTCAGCGGATTTCTCTGTAAATACCGCTCGGCGGCTGGCCGTTAAACTTCGATTGACACACTGAACTCGGCGGCAGTCGGTCACGATGTTCGCCGGCAGCTGCTGTCGGCTGGGACttgccaaaaaaaatgaatacacCAAAAATGGGAGAAGGGGATACTGGACAAATTTGtgatttatttgaaatttttaataatccAAAATTGGGGAATGAAATGGTTTGAATGAGCTCTTGGCCAAGAAAATTCATGCAAATTTCATGCATTTCTGCTGGGAAATTTAGAGTACGTTTTCCGTACTTTCCTCGGCCGTAACCCGTACTCCGTAACCCCTGGTTCCAGCCAGACCTGACCTAAGGCAAGCCGCACAAAATTTGACTATGGCAAATTCACTTAGACGTTGGCCTTTCCACGGCGTGCGCACAAAAACTTTTTGCcacatttttcttttagttttttattttattttatttttttcatacatATTTAGCACATGCTGGTGGGCGAAATTGGGGGTGGTCTTAGGGGGGTGTTTGTGGGGTGTTTGCTTGCCACTTTGGAGCAGCTACAACGCATAAAGATGCGACTTGGCGTAAAGTGTGTTCACGTGTGTGTGTTCGGTTTGTGTGTGTACGGTTGGTTTTTGCGGCTCGGACTCCGGCACTCTACTACGGCATTACGGATCTGCGACTCCGGGCTCTACTACTCCGGCCTCCTCCGACTGCCTGGCTGGCTGACTGGCAAACGCGGCGTATACTTAATTCGGTTTATGCCCGAACGTGTCGCACATTATTCTTATGTCCTCGCCGTCGACTACGATGTGTGAAATATGCTGAATGTGTGTGCACAGCAATTTTGATTAGACGCACACCCACTAACCCACACACAGCCACACACCCACTCTGCCCGCTGACAAGGCCgccaaacaattaaaatttcttttgttCCTGTAGAAACGATTTGTTTGATTTGCTCTAAGCgcgaaataatgaaaattatgGAAATGAAATGCCTGCCCATTGACCTCATTGAGCAGCCAGCTGAAGTGGACAGAAAAAGTCGACGGTGAGGGGCGGTGATATTAGAACAAGTTTACCTTAGACGGATGTCAGTGATGTTGGCCAAGGAAAGAGAGCCCAAGGGATGCCCTATAGATGTTGgatgttttcattaaacaaaattagttATGAAACTCGTACTacttttgttaatttaataatgtAATGTTAATTTAAGAATGATGATActaaatctaaaataaaatatttagagaAGCCTAAATTTTGCAATCTTTTTCAAGTGACAATGTAGGTGTcttaaagtatgcagtgaatacGGGTGAGTGTGGCATAtattgctgcatacttttagacatctAAAACTTggttgaaaaatgttttaaatatgtaGTGATTTTTGTTTCTCACTTAATAAAGAGGTTTGAATTCATTAAGATACATTTGATACAAAACAAagagctttgtttttaaagcaatcttttaaaatatctaaagtACTGCTATTTAAACTGATTAAAATGCGTTCTTTTGCACAATGAGAAACTTGAAATagcaaagcaaaaacaatCTACATTtcaggaaaattaaattaaacctCTCTATCGTTTCCCGAAAGCTAAACAAATAGAGGCCCCAAAATAGACGGCATCTCTGGCAGTTATCGCCTGGCCACCTTCGACCGCGGATTTTCTCATAATTTTTACGACCTATTTCGTGTGAAAACTGTGTCGCCATTCGCGGTGGCCGGCCAAGTGGTCAACTGAAGTGGaacttttaatttcaattttttattacttcAAATCTGTTTGCGCACGGTCAAAGCAGGAGCACCAAAAAGGAGGATGGCCTGACCCGGAGTCTCGCCTGTCCCACCTGTTTTTCCATTGTGCCCCCGTTTTTTGGTCCTGCGCGACGTTTTAAATACAGCCATGAAATGGTTTTTTCGGTTAGTTTTCCGCGTCACGGCTTCTTGGCTTTTGGATGTGGTCTACATTTATTGGCCTGGCGACAAATTTTTATTGCCCTTCCGtagttttggccaaaaggaaCATATGTCTGTGTGGGAAACTCAAAAAAAGTTTGTGCACTCCGTGTGCCTGGGGCCTAATCACATTGCCAGGCATCAGGCGTCGGGAACCGAGAATCGAGAATCGGGAATCAGACGCTAACCTTCGAAGTACGTGATGCATTTTTTACAAGACGCTCAGACCCGAACCGGCTTGCGGTCCTCGAGAATAGTTCTCCTTCGACCCGCTCCAGTGGCTCACAATTTGACTTTTGATGCGGGTATGTGGATATTGGCACGCCCTCAAGCACCGTGGGTGAAATGCAAAAGTTTCGCTGCCAAAATGCTTGAAGTTTTGGCAAGTTTTCCCATAGCCTGGCACTTATGTGGTCTCCATTTTAATTCGATATTGAAAGCGAACTGAAAACGAACCTCTCTGTCAGGTGCCGCAAAGTTTTAATTATCGAACCCGAAATTACGAAGCAATAATATTGACTTTATGAAAGCAggtaattcaatttattatgataTCTGCGAAAGTCAGCCGCAGAAACCCGTAAATTTGTTCCCCTGGAAAGCAATTACACaggaaaaacattaaatattttttgataaaaaaggAGGCACCGAGTGGTGAAGCATTTCCAGACATGACTTCAATCATTAAATTATACAGCTTTTCCTAGCCCAGttcgtttttaaaaagagctggctttaaaaatgtatccctGGAGTGAagtacatttttgaaatatttttatattcctcATTGTTAGCTCTTTACCCCGTGCATTGTTCTCCCCCATTGATAACTCAATTGGATTTCTTTTTATGATAGCTCCGAGTTGCATAGCAACTCTGGTATTATACACTTCAACCAGTTTTGTGGTTTTCGGGTCCACGGTGCCCAGTTGGCATGCCACAATTCCTGGATATTCTGTTTAAATACCGTAATGAAGTCTGCTTATACAATATAATGTGCCGTGTTTGTGCTACGTGCCCGGGTTGTGTTATGGCACCCCGATCCGCACTTCCGTTGGCGGTTGGCTCCCTTCGTTTCCGTTTCTGGGCGGGATTGGGGGCTGAGCTCCGGCTCTTCGGCTCAGCGGCTCTGTTTTTATTTGCGTCGGCAAATCTTAAGCTTGTTTAACTGCTCGTTAGTGTTAGTCGCTAGCTAGTGACGGTGCCTATGCCGCTGCCCCCCGCATCCTCTCGCCGTGACATCCTATTGTTATAACACGTTTACGACCTAGTCAACATCTCCAGCTGACTTGGCCCGGAGCCCCTGCACAGCCCGGATCCCGGACTCCGACTCTGTCTGTGTTTGGCAAGCATCGGAGCTGAGCACTGAAAGTGGTGCCATCGGTTGGGCTCGGAGTGTATGAGCCAAGGTGCATGCTAAGTACCGACCTCCAAGACCGTTTCCACCTGCCACCAGTCGTTTGTGATGCACGCAGAAAAATGTCAGGTACTTTTCAGTTTTAAATTGAGTTTCATAACCATACCTTAATAAATTTGAAGCAGTAGCACaggatattttattaaatcgcCATGACAataaaacacatatttttccaGCTTTAGTATTTCATGAAATACTTACAAACAatcatataacatttttaaaaatatttttcaaatttttttaaagcttcatataatatataatttgcataaaatgcatacaattatttttgaattttggtttaaatatgtaattttttctgttttttttactTCCATCCCTGTTAAAGTACTCACATTTTCTCTCCGTGCACCAGTCATGGCTGCTCTGCCTGACTGGTAAATGTTTGTCCAGCATAATTGCGCTCAGCATGCAGTTTCCCTTtgcctttgcttttgcttttgcttttgctttccCGGTGGCAGTGGCTACAATATTTTCCCTCAGAACGCCGCCTTTGCCGGCGCTTTTCAATTTTCCCTAGTTTCGCCTTCTTGCGGAGCTTTAAAGGATTTGGAACTTGTTTACGTGGCGTATTAGTATAATTTACAACGGAAGCCATCAAAGGCTTTGATGCGCCGCAGGCGAGTCtggaaattattttcccattgCCTTAACCCAACTAATTTCGACGTGTCCGCAGTGTAGTTGTCGATGTGGATGTGGGTTAACCGCAGGGAAAACGGAAAACAGTCGAGGTCGAGTGTTTCCATTTTGCAGTTAACGATTTGGCATGCAGAGTGTCTGGGATTGGAATCTAGATAAACAGCACTGGTTACAATAAAGCTCGCTGGCTTAATAAACTAATGAAAAGTTAATAACCACAGTTTTGCCATGCCCGGAAATGTAGGCTACACAAAGGAAAATTGGGTTTAGTTATTAaagagaaaacaaaaattaaaaaaatatttttttttacctcaAATAACATAATACTAAATGGTAATAAGAACAATTTTGTTATGGGCAGactgttaaaaataatttatttttaataaaatataaacaaggcTCTAAAAAGCTATAATATCGTCATgtatattttggttttattctCTGAAATATAATCGCAAAATCCATTAGCAAAATACGTCCCCAGATTAGGTTCTAAGCCAGTGGGAaccgcagatacagatactatAAGGACCGACAGCCAAAGCCAGTTcgcatatttattttcgtttctgCCCCGTACAATTGTCGCAGCAATTGCTGGTCATAACAATTACCGCTTCGTGTTTAACCATAATAATCTGCCCAGTTGTTTGTGTAATTAAACACACAATACTGCCGAGAGCCCTTGCCACTTGAGTGTTTTTATTGTTGGCCAAATATGAGTTCATGGGatttaaaatggtttaatCAACTCGACCGCCCTTTATAATgccgaaaatatttgcaacGCTTTATGGTTTCAGCCGAGCACTTTTCGGCAGTGTTTCGAATTGCTTTGGACTTAGCCTGGCCCACGTGCGTGCCTGGCTGCCCTGGATAACTCTCCCTGCGCCCCATAAATCTTGGGGCtacgtttaaaaataatacagaaTTACGAGATTTATCGAGGGGCCTCCACTGCTCACCAGGTGGATTCAATAGACAGGCCACAAGCAGGATTTATGACGCAAGACCCCAAACAAATAGCCTCTCAATTATTGCGCAATTCGAAGTGTTTAATTAGTGTATGGTATTTTATTGCATTGTATTCAGGGTATTCGTGTGTACGTATGGTTATGCATAGTATAAAGGCATAGGTGTGTAGGTATAGGCATATATATAGGTATTAT
This window of the Drosophila biarmipes strain raj3 chromosome 3L, RU_DBia_V1.1, whole genome shotgun sequence genome carries:
- the LOC108034701 gene encoding leucine-rich repeat-containing protein 15, giving the protein MSLGIFQLLSFILLMDPAEVIAGPPQAQDLHAQSLDEFRQRYLLPLISSDTRNCSLNACESLGIVSQLLMLINSMPNGTQTVANKQKPSQAKVSGQGNGDGNSGEVNVMSHLANFDLVKRVRQIESRLRSVEQPIWHLATGSQIEWNHCTSGVCRCNPDTKSFTCWNTNLKSVPVTQVIPMNMVNIDLSRNILSTLHKDTFRGLTVLKELDVSHNVLDFLPFDLFQDLDSLLVLRIQNNQLEDIDHRTFWKLRNLNILDLSKNEIGMLPESIFYHAQRLTVINMCDNQIQNFPPNLLRDQLMLEELDMSRNKITELSSGSIRYLAKLKTLDFGWNQIAKIDDDFFVGLKSLRTLSLHNNRISSLSATIFSNLANLVTLDLTTNRISHMDGNAFVELNNLHELFLGQNSMSSIPADLFLNVSALTRLTLFSNNLTTLEADDFQGLSNLKILLLNNNILKNFDARAFEPLAQLEKLRIDSNKLMYLPHGSLHGLEKLVAVKLDKNPWHCDCRALYLARWIREFVLKLWDGQQPMCRGPGDLGGHEVGLLRYDDLCDGQWASMLSLSPRLPVRKHQISTPMNYTDYFNLYLKHIYNGTTDEELKEADITSVAIKKVHKD